A region of the Cryptococcus deuterogattii R265 chromosome 1, complete sequence genome:
GGGTCGGACGCTGGTAAGCCATATGTCCTCAAGGCGGGCGCCGATACAGTCATAGATTACCGAAATCAGAAGCTGGCCGATTTACCGGAGAAGTTCGTCAAGATCTTTGATGTGGCCGGTGGGGAGGAAGCACTTATCAATGATGTCATCCCCGCCGTGGCACAGGGCGGACACATCGTCTCGGTGGCTGGTCCTCCAACGCCGGGTCTCTTTGATACCATACTTCCAGCCTGGAAGTCTCGGTTAATCAATTTGGTCCTAAGCTTCCGCTCTCGCGCCTTGCGTAACACTGCTGCCTCCCGCGGTGCCCGTTACAAGTACTTCTTTATGCGACCCGATGGCTCTCAGCTCGAGCACCTCTGCAACCTCACTGATGAAGGTAAACTTGTCATCAACACTGATTCGCGCTTCAAGCTGGCTGATTTTGCCAGAGCATCTGAGAAACTGGAATTAGGTCGGTCCAAGGGCAAAATCATCATTGAAATTCCCCGACAGTGAGGACGAGCACTCCTGACAGAACGAAGTAATCTAACTTCTATGTATTTATCGTGATAGCGAAGCCTTATGTAATAATTTCGTTCCTGTCATAAGGGTTTTAATATGTACAAACACTACCCACACCATGACCGAGTTTCCATTGCTCCACTCCTCTGCTGTTGTGCATTATCt
Encoded here:
- a CDS encoding quinone oxidoreductase, which encodes MYITPWTMPVIAGNEFWGTVAVIGDNVAKFAVGDRVVCRTTKSAMEGLGEYVVMPASLVAKAPTTVDLVGAAGLPLAGLTAQQALETLVKAGDRILITGGAGGVRSFAIQLAKIRRAHVTTTGSDAGKPYVLKAGADTVIDYRNQKLADLPEKFVKIFDVAGGEEALINDVIPAVAQGGHIVSVAGPPTPGLFDTILPAWKSRLINLVLSFRSRALRNTAASRGARYKYFFMRPDGSQLEHLCNLTDEEHLRNWN